The proteins below come from a single Rosa rugosa chromosome 2, drRosRugo1.1, whole genome shotgun sequence genomic window:
- the LOC133734650 gene encoding L-type lectin-domain containing receptor kinase IX.1-like, translated as MVVNHSGDMRSIWSGKLRFLLAPRLCLLIFLFCPSATPLSFTFPSFNQDDDIAKITREGAASVYTEFLYLTKYAADQQPGGTGRATYKQPFLLRENTTGKLADFTTNFTFSIYAKDDANLTWGAGDGLAFFLAPDGSELNSSDDDGFALGLPSNRRYPFVAVEFDIYKNYETIPNTTETVDDPSESGDHVGIDVNTVKSLTTTPWNGSIIDGQNNDVRISYNSSTKNLSVAFTTFVKNGAKEMSYINHTVDLKDVLPDRVIVGFSASTGNASAIFKIVSWNFTSTPLVDENARDNTPVSVPSAPAPSPMASSDPNSGNKGLVVGLGVGASIILVGGLALVCFIFWKKKETTDSDEDPIVGDATDDEFEQGTGPRKFLYGDLVRATGNFQEEEKLGQGGFGGVYKGFIKDLNSYVAVKRISKGSKQGVKEYATEVRIISRLRHRNLVQLIGWCHKKKELLLVYEFMPNGSLDSHLFKQRSLLTWEARYKIAQGLASGLLYLHEGWEQCVLHRDIKCSNIMLDSNFNAKLGDFGLARLVDHGKQSQTTVLAGTMGYMAPECATTGKASKETDVYSFGIVALEIACGRKPIDVNMERDQINIVEWVWKLYGEGRVIETADPKLCGDFDEKQVECLIIVGLWCAHPDYVMRPSIQQAIQVLNFEVPVPILPSKFPVATYSAFAVSFSKFSDNNTGSSRGQSEPSTNGYSSQFTTSSTTDS; from the coding sequence ATGGTTGTCAATCACTCCGGTGACATGAGATCAATCTGGTCAGGAAAACTTCGATTCCTTCTTGCACCAAGACTGTGTCTCTTGATCTTTCTCTTCTGTCCTTCTGCAACTCCATTAAGCTTTACTTTCCCGAGCTTTAATCAAGATGATGATATTGCCAAAATAACTCGAGAAGGAGCCGCTTCTGTTTACACCGAATTTCTCTACCTCACCAAATACGCAGCAGACCAGCAACCGGGTGGAACTGGTCGAGCCACCTACAAGCAACCCTTCCTGCTCCGAGAAAATACCACCGGAAAACTCGCCGATTTCACCACAAATTTTACCTTCTCCATTTATGCGAAAGATGATGCCAATTTAACATGGGGTGCCGGTGATGGACTAGCCTTCTTCTTAGCGCCAGACGGGTCCGAACTCAACAGCTCAGACGACGACGGCTTTGCTCTCGGCCTCCCCAGCAATCGTCGGTACCCATTTGTGGCGGTGGAATTTGATATCTACAAGAACTACGAAACCATCCCCAACACAACTGAAACCGTCGACGACCCATCCGAATCCGGAGATCATGTGGGTATCGACGTCAACACTGTCAAGTCGTTGACTACCACGCCTTGGAATGGTAGTATTATCGATGGACAAAACAATGATGTCCGGATCAGTTACAATTCTAGCACAAAAAATCTTAGCGTTGCCTTcacaacttttgtgaagaatGGTGCCAAAGAGATGAGCTATATTAATCACACAGTCGATCTGAAGGATGTCTTACCGGATCGGGTCATTGTTGGGTTCTCGGCTTCAACAGGTAACGCTTCTGCTATATTTAAGATCGTCTCGTGGAATTTTACTTCAACTCCTCTGGTTGATGAGAATGCCAGGGACAACACTCCGGTAAGTGTACCTTCTGCTCCTGCGCCTAGCCCTATGGCTAGTTCTGATCCCAACTCCGGCAATAAAGGACTAGTTGTTGGGTTGGGGGTTGGTGCAAGTATTATTCTAGTTGGTGGGTTGGCTTTGGTCTGCTTTATCttttggaagaagaaagaaacgaCGGACAGTGATGAAGATCCTATCGTTGGTGATGCCACTGACGATGAATTTGAACAAGGGACCGGTCCCAGAAAGTTTTTGTACGGCGATTTAGTCCGGGCAACTGGTAACTTTCAAGAGGAAGAAAAGCTTGGCCAGGGAGGATTTGGTGGGGTTTATAAGGGATTCATAAAGGACTTGAACTCATATGTAGCTGTGAAGAGGATATCCAAAGGATCTAAACAAGGAGTGAAGGAGTACGCAACAGAAGTAAGGATCATAAGTCGACTTAGGCATCGGAATCTGGTGCAACTCATTGGTTGGTGCCACAAGAAAAAAGAACTCCTGCTTGTTTACGAGTTCATGCCCAACGGCAGTTTAGATTCACATTTGTTCAAACAAAGAAGTTTGTTAACTTGGGAGGCCAGGTACAAAATAGCTCAAGGCTTGGCATCGGGGTTGCTTTATCTACACGAAGGATGGGAACAATGCGTTTTGCACAGAGACATCAAATGTAGCAATATCATGTTAGATTCCAACTTCAACGCAAAACTTGGGGATTTTGGGTTAGCTCGGCTTGTGGATCATGGCAAACAATCACAAACAACGGTTTTGGCTGGAACAATGGGCTACATGGCTCCTGAATGTGCTACTACTGGAAAAGCTAGTAAGGAAACAGATGTCTATAGTTTTGGAATCGTTGCTTTGGAGATAGCATGTGGGAGAAAACCGATTGATGTCAATATGGAAAGAGATCAAATCAATATTGTAGAATGGGTTTGGAAGCTTTATGGAGAAGGGAGAGTCATTGAAACAGCCGATCCAAAACTCTGCGGTGATTTTGATGAGAAACAAGTAGAGTGTTTAATCATTGTTGGGTTGTGGTGTGCTCACCCAGACTACGTGATGAGGCCTTCGATACAACAAGCGATTCAAGTACTTAACTTCGAAGTTCCGGTGCCTATTCTTCCATCGAAATTCCCTGTGGCGACCTATTCTGCTTTTGCAGTATCGTTCTCCAAGTTTTCCGACAATAATACTGGTTCAAGTAGAGGTCAAAGCGAGCCTTCTACCAATGGTTATTCCTCACAGTTCACTACATCTTCTACAACAGACTCTTAA